TATTGGCTATGCCACGCTGCTGCACATGGACCAGGGCGTGGCGCTGGGGCGCATTCTGCCTATCGTGATGCTGGGTAGCCTGACGGCTATCGTTATCTCCGGCTGCCTGAATCAACTGGGTAAACGCTTCCCGCACCTGACTGGCGAAGGCGAGCTGATGCCGGGCAAAGCCAGCTCCGGTGAAAAAGAGCAAACCGCAGCCCTGTTCAGCGGTAAAGCGGATGTGACCACGATTGCTTCCGGCGCGCTGCTGGCGGTGCTGCTCTACATGGTGGGTATGCTGCTGCATAAGCTGATTGGCCTGCCTGCACCGGTCGGCATGCTGTTTGTGGCGGTGCTTATCAAGCTCTGCCACGGCGTTTCTCCGCGCATGCTGGCGGGCTCTCAGGTGGTTTACAAATTCTTCCAGACTGCCGTGACCTACCCGATTCTGTTTGCCGTGGGCGTGGCGATCACCCCGTGGAACGAGCTGGTTGACGCTTTCACTATTACCAATCTGCTGGTCATCGTCAGCACCGTCAGCGCGCTGGTGGCGACCGGTTTCTTCGTCGGTAAAAAGATAGGCATGCACCCTATCGACGTGGCCATTGTCTCCTGCTGCCAGAGCGGGCAGGGCGGGACCGGCGACGTCGCCATTCTTACCGCCGGCAACCGTATGTCGCTGATGCCGTTCGCCCAGATTGCTACCCGCATAGGCGGGGCGATCAACGTCTCGGTGGCACTGCTGGTGCTTGGCAACTTTCTTGTCTGATTTTTGATTAACCAGGAACTGTTATGAAACTCGCAAGTTATTTACTTCAGGGTCAGCGAAGCTACGGCGTGGTTACGCCGGAAGGCATCATTGACCTGGGGCGCCGTTTAGGCTCGCGCTTTGCCGACCTTAAAGCGCTGCTGGCGGCGGACGCGGTGAATGAAGCGCTGGCGTTTGCCGGGGTGAAGGCCGATGTCGCGCTCGCAGATGTCCGCTGGCTGCCGGTCATTGAGCGCCCTGAAAAAATCCTCTGCGTGGGCATGAACTACGCCGACAAGCGCAAAGAGTTCGACCAGCACAACCCCGCCCCGACGCTGTTTGTACGCTTCGCTGATTCCCAGACCGGGCATGATTCCCCGGTGCTGAAACCTCATCATTCGAGCGAATTCGACTACGAAGGCGAACTGGCGGTGATTATCGGCCAGGGCGGCGTAAACATTTCCGCAGCGGATGCGCTAAGCCACGTAGCCGGCTACAGCTGCTACATGGACGGCTCGGCGCGCGACTGGCAGCACTCGTGGTTTACCGCCGGGAAAAACTGGCCGCAGACCGGCGCTTTCGGCCCGTGGATGACCACGGCGGATGAAATTAGCGATCCGCACGATCTGGCGATCCGCACCTGGCTGAACGGCCGCATGGTGCAGGAAGACAACACCAGCAGCATGATCCACAAAGTGGCTGAGTTGATCGAATACATCTCGACCTTCACCTCGCTCAGCGCGGGGGACGTGATCATTACCGGCTCTCCGGGTGGGGTTGGCAAAAAACGCACGCCGCCTCTGTTTATGAAGCCAGGCGACCGCATCGAGGTTGAAATTGAACGCATCGGCCATCTCAGCAATGTGATCGCTGAGGCCCGCGTGCCGCAGACTTCCGGGGCGGTGGCCCACTAACGCTATGTTCCAGTCCAACCCTATCGAGTTCAGCACCGTCGATCCGCAGCGCCAGCCGCAGGCGCTGGCGGCAATACGGGATCTGCTGGGGCGCAACCAGCTCGGGCTGGACGGCGATATTCAGCTGTTCGTCGTGGCGCTTTCAGGGACGAAGATCGTCGGCTGTGCCGGACTGGCGTGGCGGACTATCAAATGCGTGGCGGTGGACGAAGCCTGGCGGGGGGATAACCTCAGCGTGCGCCTGCTGGGCGAAATTCAGCATATCGCCATGGAGCGTGGGCAGGCGCATCTGTTCCTGTTTACCCGCCCGTATAACCTCGACCGGTTTCGCCAGAGTGGCTTCTGGCCGCTGGTGCAGGTCGACGAGACGGCCGTGCTGATGGAAAACACGCCCGTCGGCATCAGCCGCTACTGCGCCGGGCTGGAAAAATTGCGGAAACCGGGCAACCGGATCGGTTCCATCGTGATGAACGCTAACCCGTTCACCCTCGGGCACCGCTATCTGGCCGAACAGGCGGCGGAGCGCTGCGACTGGCTGCATCTGTTTGTGGTACGCGAGGACGCTTCGTTTTTTCCGTTCGAGGAACGGTGGGAGATGGTTCGCCAGGGAGTGGCCCACTTGCCTAACGTGATTGTGCATCCTGGGTCCGACTACCTGATTTCCCGCGCCACCTTTCCGGGGTATTTCCTGAAAGAGAGCGGGCTTATCGACAAAACCTGGAGCGCGATGGATCTGATGATTTTCCGTGACTACGTTGCCCCGGCGCTGGGCGTGACGCACCGCTTTGTCGGCAACGAGCCGTTCTGTGCGGTCACCCGGGAATACAACCAGGCCATGCGCTACTGGTTGGAGGTGCACCGTCACCACAGCGCAGCCTCGATCCAGGTGGTTGAGCTGCCGCGAAAATGCCACGCCGCCGGACGAGAGATTTCCGCCTCAGAAGTCCGGGCTTTACTCAAGAGCCAGCAAATGGCCCGTATCCGGGACATTGTCCCGGACAGTACCTTTAGCCATCTCCAGCGGCATTACGCGCGGGATGTGGCCTGATTTCTTTAACCAGGACAAAGCCTTATGAGAATCGTAAAGCAAGCCTTAGCCGGGACGCTGGAGTCCAGCGATCTGCTGGTACGAGTCGCCCCCGCAGAAGGCGAGTTCAGCCTGATGATACACAGCGAAGTACAAAAGCAGTTTGGGGAACAAATTCGCCGGGTGGTGGAGCAAACTCTCGCTCAGCTCGGCGTGAAAGAGGGGATTTTTATTCTGGAAGACAAGGGCGCGCTGGACTGCGTGATCCGCGCCCGGCTGCAAAGCGCGGTGCTGCGTGCCGCCGATGCCGAAAAAATTGACTGGGAAAAATTACAATGAAAAAACTCCGTCGCAGCATGCTGTTCCTCCCCGGCGCCAACGCCGCCATGCTCTCCACCGCCTTTATTTACCGCCCGGACTCAATCATGTTCGACCTGGAGGACGCCGTGGCGCTGCGTGAGAAAGACACCGCCCGCGTGCTGGTGTTCCACGCGCTGCAGCATCCGATGTACCGCGACATAGAAACCGTGGTGCGCATTAATCCGTTGAACACGCCGTTTGGCCTGGACGATCTTGAGGCCGTGGTACGTGCCGGTGTGGACGTGGTTCGCCTGCCAAAAACCGACACGCCGGAAGATATCTTCCTGCTGGAATCTCACCTCGAGCGCATTGAAAAAGCGTGCGGGCGTGAGCCGGGTTCCACCAAACTGGTGGCGGCGATTGAATCCGCCGTGGGTGTGATTAACGCCGTAGCCATCGCGCGTTCTTCACCACGTCTCATCGGTATTGCGCTGGCGGCCTTTGACTACGTGATGGATATGCAAACCGAGCGCGGGGACGGAACCGAACTGTTCTATGCCCGCTGTGCGGTGCTTCATGCCGCGCGCGCCGCCGGCATTGACGCGTTCGATGTGGTTTGGTCTGACGTAAATAACGAAGCCGGGTTCCTGCGGGAAGTCGAGCTGATCCGCAAGATGGGCTTCAACGGCAAATCACTGATCAACCCCCGCCAGATAGAGCTGCTGCATAACGCCTACGCGCCAACGCAGGACGAAGTCGACTATGCCCGCCGGGTGATTGCCGCCGCCGACGAAGGGGAGCGCAACGGCCTGGGCGTGGTTTCGCTCAACGGCAAGATGATCGACGCGCCAATCATTAACCATGCGCAGGTTGTGCTTGAGCGCGCCGCGGCTTCGGGCGTGCGTCGCTAAGGATAAAAACAATGAGCAATATGACCGAACTTTTACACCTTGAGTACCCGCACCTTTCCCATCTGAGAAGCTTTGACGGGGCGCATCAGACCACCCCGTGGCTGGCGGATGCCGAAGCGAAGAAAACCCGCAAGCTCTGCGAATCGCTGGAGCAGGCGATTGCCCAAAGTGGCCTGAAAGATGGGATGACCATCTCCTTCCATCATGCTTTCCGCGAGGGCGATCGGGTGATCAACCATGTGGTTGCTACGCTGGCCCGTCTCGGTTTTAAAAATCTGACCCTCGCCTCAAGCTCACTAATGACCTGCAACGAGGCGCTGATCGAGCCTATCCGCGATGGGGTGATTAGCCGCATTTACACCTCCGGGATGCGCGGCAAGCTGGCGGAGGCGATTTCTCACGGCCTGATGGAGGAGCCGGTACAGATTCACTCCCACGGCGGGCGCGTGAAGCTGCTGCAGGACGGGGAGCTTAAAATTGACGTCGCGTTTCTCGGCGTGCCGTGCAGCGACGAATACGGCAACGCCAACGGCACCTACGGTAAATCCTGCTGCGGTTCGCTGGGCTACGCCAAAGTGGACGCCCATTTTGCCCGCAAAGTCGTGCTGTTAACCGAAGAACTGGTGCCGTTTCCCAACATGCCTGCCAGCCTGATGCAGGATGAGGTGGATTACATCGTCAAGGTCGATACCGTTGGCGACCCGGCGAAAATCAGCGTCGGCGCGGCTCGCGTCACCAATAACCCCCGGGAGCTGATGATTGCCCGCATCGCGGCCGAAGTCATTGAACATTCGGGCTACTTCCGCCACGGCTTTTCCATGCAGACCGGCTCCGGGGCGGCGGCCACCGCCTGCACGCGCTTTATGGAAGAAAAAATGGAGCGCAACGGCGTGGTGGCCCGCTTTGCCCTCGGCGGGATCACCGGCAGCCTGGTTGATCTTCATGAGAAGGGGCTTATCGAAAAATTGCTCGATACCCAGTGTTTTGACGGCCAGGCGGCGGCCTCGCTGGCGCGCAACCCTAACCACGTTGAGATCTCCACCAACGTCTATGCCAATCCCGGCGCGAAGGCCACGAGTTGCGACCAGCTTGACGTGGTGATCCTCAGCGCACTGGAGATAGACACCGACTTTAACGTCAACGTGATCACCGGATCCGACGGCGTGATGCGCGGCGCATCGGGCGGGCACTGCGATGTAGCCAGCGCGGCAAACCTGACTATCGTGGTTGCTCCACTGCTGCGCACCCGCATTCCTACCGTCGT
This Klebsiella michiganensis DNA region includes the following protein-coding sequences:
- a CDS encoding malate permease, which encodes MSTTDDSYNIIPESIDINKPTLKERWWHILDSWKVGIIPLPLFVLAGALIAIDCLGGKLPSDIVVMVATLAFFGFACGEFGKRLPVIGKMGAAAICATFIPSALVYYGLLPDAVVESTTKFYKSTNILYLYICCIIVGSIMSMNRTTLIQGFLRIFFPMLCGEVVGMVVGMGVGLALGLEPFQIFFFLILPIMAGGVGEGAIPLSIGYATLLHMDQGVALGRILPIVMLGSLTAIVISGCLNQLGKRFPHLTGEGELMPGKASSGEKEQTAALFSGKADVTTIASGALLAVLLYMVGMLLHKLIGLPAPVGMLFVAVLIKLCHGVSPRMLAGSQVVYKFFQTAVTYPILFAVGVAITPWNELVDAFTITNLLVIVSTVSALVATGFFVGKKIGMHPIDVAIVSCCQSGQGGTGDVAILTAGNRMSLMPFAQIATRIGGAINVSVALLVLGNFLV
- a CDS encoding 5-oxopent-3-ene-1,2,5-tricarboxylate decarboxylase, coding for MKLASYLLQGQRSYGVVTPEGIIDLGRRLGSRFADLKALLAADAVNEALAFAGVKADVALADVRWLPVIERPEKILCVGMNYADKRKEFDQHNPAPTLFVRFADSQTGHDSPVLKPHHSSEFDYEGELAVIIGQGGVNISAADALSHVAGYSCYMDGSARDWQHSWFTAGKNWPQTGAFGPWMTTADEISDPHDLAIRTWLNGRMVQEDNTSSMIHKVAELIEYISTFTSLSAGDVIITGSPGGVGKKRTPPLFMKPGDRIEVEIERIGHLSNVIAEARVPQTSGAVAH
- a CDS encoding citrate (pro-3S)-lyase translates to MFQSNPIEFSTVDPQRQPQALAAIRDLLGRNQLGLDGDIQLFVVALSGTKIVGCAGLAWRTIKCVAVDEAWRGDNLSVRLLGEIQHIAMERGQAHLFLFTRPYNLDRFRQSGFWPLVQVDETAVLMENTPVGISRYCAGLEKLRKPGNRIGSIVMNANPFTLGHRYLAEQAAERCDWLHLFVVREDASFFPFEERWEMVRQGVAHLPNVIVHPGSDYLISRATFPGYFLKESGLIDKTWSAMDLMIFRDYVAPALGVTHRFVGNEPFCAVTREYNQAMRYWLEVHRHHSAASIQVVELPRKCHAAGREISASEVRALLKSQQMARIRDIVPDSTFSHLQRHYARDVA
- a CDS encoding citrate lyase subunit gamma (acyl carrier protein; with CitE and CitF catalyzes the formation of oxaloacetate from citrate), which translates into the protein MRIVKQALAGTLESSDLLVRVAPAEGEFSLMIHSEVQKQFGEQIRRVVEQTLAQLGVKEGIFILEDKGALDCVIRARLQSAVLRAADAEKIDWEKLQ
- a CDS encoding citrate lyase subunit beta (citryl-ACP lyase; catalyzes the formation of acetate and oxaloacetate from citrate), producing MKKLRRSMLFLPGANAAMLSTAFIYRPDSIMFDLEDAVALREKDTARVLVFHALQHPMYRDIETVVRINPLNTPFGLDDLEAVVRAGVDVVRLPKTDTPEDIFLLESHLERIEKACGREPGSTKLVAAIESAVGVINAVAIARSSPRLIGIALAAFDYVMDMQTERGDGTELFYARCAVLHAARAAGIDAFDVVWSDVNNEAGFLREVELIRKMGFNGKSLINPRQIELLHNAYAPTQDEVDYARRVIAAADEGERNGLGVVSLNGKMIDAPIINHAQVVLERAAASGVRR
- a CDS encoding citrate lyase subunit alpha (citrate-ACP transferase, the alpha subunit catalyzes the formation of (3S)-citryl-CoA from acetyl-CoA and citrate), with product MSNMTELLHLEYPHLSHLRSFDGAHQTTPWLADAEAKKTRKLCESLEQAIAQSGLKDGMTISFHHAFREGDRVINHVVATLARLGFKNLTLASSSLMTCNEALIEPIRDGVISRIYTSGMRGKLAEAISHGLMEEPVQIHSHGGRVKLLQDGELKIDVAFLGVPCSDEYGNANGTYGKSCCGSLGYAKVDAHFARKVVLLTEELVPFPNMPASLMQDEVDYIVKVDTVGDPAKISVGAARVTNNPRELMIARIAAEVIEHSGYFRHGFSMQTGSGAAATACTRFMEEKMERNGVVARFALGGITGSLVDLHEKGLIEKLLDTQCFDGQAAASLARNPNHVEISTNVYANPGAKATSCDQLDVVILSALEIDTDFNVNVITGSDGVMRGASGGHCDVASAANLTIVVAPLLRTRIPTVVKRVTTRVTPGESIDVLVTDHGVAVNPARPEIRARLEGAGMKIVSIEDLYQRAISLTGEPKPIAFTPRIVGVIRYRDGSVIDVVRQVKEE